In Planococcus citri chromosome 4, ihPlaCitr1.1, whole genome shotgun sequence, the genomic window ctcattttggtaggttgatgatgtaggaatgtgagttaatacttcatctaccaggtaccactgaaaacccaactttgataaaaatggacaaagcgagttttggaatatcactcttcatttgtatcattttttgataaacttaGAAAAATGTTAAAGAATTGAATAAATGCATCAGTTCTCACATTTATATTGGAACTGTCTCGATgaagaagtaaattttcaagcaTAATTAATCCTTTCTCGATACCCAAATCAATCGTAACATAAAACTGTTGCTCGGGAGCGGAGAGCCTGTGTAAGCATAAATTGTGTACGAATAAAATTAGGtaatgtttttttcacaaatcaGTTGGTGAAAAGACGTCCAAGagcaaattgcaaaaattctacaTACTTGAGAAGACCTTCGCCATACATAGGCATCATGCCTTTGAATATGTATCCATCTAATGTGTAGGGCATTTCAGTTTCTAGATTGGAGAAAGTCAGAGCGAAACTGAATCGCATATCTTTAGCGCTCGCTTCCACCCCACCTATCTCATAATTCGAAAGTCCGTGTAAAACGGCGTCCTTAAAGCCAACTTTGACGCTGCGAAGATGAAATATGATTAATATATGTGATTTTAACACTACAGAACTATGGCCTGTCTATTGAATTTGAAGTAGGTATGTGAACAAAATATAATTCTGTAGAGCCAACATGAAAAGTTCGAATTCACCTGTGTTTGTTTTTTCCAGACGGATCTATAAAATCCTGGTTAACGTTTCCTAATTTATACGGCTCCATAATAGGATAATTCAGTTCTGCGTCTCCTTTCaacattacatttttgaatccTTTAAGAGCTTTGGTTATGTATTCCTGGAGGTTTTCTGTAATATAgataattaataattcaatgcaCCATGAAACGAATATTActcgtacgtaggtaggtaaaaggtAACCacgaaaaatcaaatattaatGCTTACTTTGACTGACACCGACAATACCATCTTTATTTAGAACGGGACCACCGAACacagaactttcaaaaaatgccaaagcaCAAACCACgag contains:
- the LOC135844866 gene encoding uncharacterized protein LOC135844866: MLYWKTLHIVVLCCSFETVIFLYVSGQVGFNFFTMKLFLLVVCALAFFESSVFGGPVLNKDGIVGVSQKNLQEYITKALKGFKNVMLKGDAELNYPIMEPYKLGNVNQDFIDPSGKNKHSVKVGFKDAVLHGLSNYEIGGVEASAKDMRFSFALTFSNLETEMPYTLDGYIFKGMMPMYGEGLLKLSAPEQQFYVTIDLGIEKGLIMLENLLLHRDSSNINAKVTGLMDLKDDFADYVLDDILDNIVKKHGNNALKNYISDLIEKTVGGMTTDEFFKFLDHFVEKFDEK